One Bombus fervidus isolate BK054 chromosome 2, iyBomFerv1, whole genome shotgun sequence DNA segment encodes these proteins:
- the Prp8 gene encoding pre-mRNA processing factor 8, producing the protein MSIPPYLLGPNPWATMMAQQQAHAQLAAAQAHAQAAAHAQAAHHAHMQAIAGPPLPQMPKQPEVLSEDKLQEKAQKWQQLQSKRFAEKRKFGFVDAQKEHMPPEHIRKIIRDHGDMSSRKYRHDKRVYLGALKYMPHAVMKLLENMPMPWEQIRDVKVLYHITGAITFVNEIPWVIEPVYIAQWGTMWIMMRREKRDRRHFKRMRFPPFDDEEPPLDYADNVLDVEPLEAIQIELDSEEDESVASWFYEHKPLVGTKHVNGSTYRRWNLTLPQMATLYRLANQLLTDLVDQNFFYLFDPKSFFTAKALNMAIPGGPKFEPLVKDSNAADEDWNEFNDINKIIIRQPIRTEYRIAFPYLYNNMPHFVHLSWYHAPNVVYIKTEDPDLPAFYFDPLINPISHRNSLKTVEPQIEDDEDFVLPEEVQPFLQETPLYTDNTANGIALLWAPRPFNTRSGRTRRAIDIPLVKSWYREHCPPGQPVKVRVSYQKLLKYFVLNALKHRHPKPQKKRYLFRSFKSTKFFQTTTIDWVEAGLQVCRQGYNMLNLLIHRKNLNYLHLDYNFNLKPVKTLTTKERKKSRFGNAFHLCREILRLTKLIIDSHVQYRLNNVDAFQLADGLQYIFAHVGQLTGMYRYKYKLMRQIRMCKDLKHLIYYRFNTGPVGKGPGCGFWAPGWRVWLFFMRGITPLLERWLGNLLSRQFEGRHSKGVAKTVTKQRVESHFDLELRASVMHDIVDMMPEGIKQNKARTILQHLSEAWRCWKANIPWKVPGLPIPIENMILRYVKMKADWWTNTAHYNRERIRRGATVDKTVCKKNLGRLTRLYLKAEQERQHNYLKDGPYISPEEAVAIYTTTVHWLESRRFAPIPFPPLSYKHDTKLLILALERLKEAYSVKSRLNQSQREELGLIEQAYDNPHEALSRIKRHLLTQRTFKEVGIEFMDLYSHLIPVYDVEPLEKITDAYLDQYLWYEADKRRLFPPWVKPSDTEPPPLLVYKWCQGINNLQDVWDVSEGECNVLLESKFEKLYEKIDLTLLNRVLRLIVDHNIADYMTAKNNVVINYKDMNHTNSYGIIRGLQFASFIAQYYGLVLDLLVLGLQRASEMAGPPQMPNDFLTFQDVASETAHPIRLYCRYVDRIHLFLRFSADEARDLIQRYLTEHPDPNNENIVGYNNKKCWPRDARMRLMKHDVNLGRAVFWDIKNRLPRSTTTIQWENSFVSVYSKDNPNLLFNMSGFECRILPKCRTTHEEFTHRDGVWNLQNEITKERTAQCFLRVDDESLQRFHNRVRQILMASGSTTFTKIVNKWNTALIGLMTYFREAVVNTQELLDLLVKCENKIQTRIKIGLNSKMPSRFPPVVFYTPKELGGLGMLSMGHVLIPQSDLRWSKQTDVGITHFRSGMSHDEDQLIPNLYRYIQPWESEFIDSQRVWAEYALKRQEANAQNRRLTLEDLEDSWDRGIPRINTLFQKDRHTLAYDKGWRIRTEFKQYQVLKQNPFWWTHQRHDGKLWNLNNYRTDMIQALGGVEGILEHTLFKGTYFPTWEGLFWEKASGFEESMKYKKLTNAQRSGLNQIPNRRFTLWWSPTINRANVYVGFQVQLDLTGIFMHGKIPTLKISLIQIFRAHLWQKVHESIVMDLCQVFDQELDALEIETVQKETIHPRKSYKMNSSCADILLFSAYKWNVSRPSLLADSKDLMDNTTTQKYWIDVQLRWGDYDSHDIERYARAKFLDYTTDNMSIYPSPTGLLIAIDLAYNLHSAYGNWFPGCKPLIQQAMAKIMKANPALYVLRERIRKALQLYSSEPTEPYLSSQNYGELFSNQIIWFVDDTNVYRVTIHKTFEGNLTTKPINGAIFIFNPRTGQLFLKIIHTSVWAGQKRLGQLAKWKTAEEVAALIRSLPVEEQPKQIIVTRKGMLDPLEVHLLDFPNIVIKGSELQLPFQACLKVEKFGDLILKATEPQMVLFNLYDDWLKTISSYTAFSRLILILRALHVNTERTKVVLKPDKTTITEPHHIWPSLTDDEWIKVEVQLKDLILADYGKKNNVNVASLTQSEIRDIILGMEISAPSAQRQQIAEIEKQTKEQSQLTATTTRTVNKHGDEIITATTSNYETQTFSSKTEWRVRAISATNLHLRTNHIYVSSDDIKETGYTYILPKNVLKKFVTISDLRAQIAGYLYGISPPDNPQVKEIRCIVMAPQWGTHQTVHLPNTLPNHQYLKEMEPLGWIHTQPNELPQLSPQDISTHARIMAENPIWDGEKTIVITCSFTPGSCSLTAYKLTPSGFEWGKQNTDKGNNPKGYLPSHYEKVQMLLSDRFLGFFMVPSQGSWNYNFMGVRHDPNMKYELQLANPKEFYHEIHRPAHFLNFSSLEDGEGVGADREDVFA; encoded by the exons atgtcGATTCCACCATATTTATTGGGCCCAAATCCTTGGGCCACGATGATGGCTCAACAACAGGCCCATGCTCAGTTAGCTGCAGCTCAGGCTCATGCTCAAGCAGCTGCACATGCACAAGCTGCACATCATGCTCATATGCAAGCAATAGCTGGACCCCCATTGCCACAAATGCCTAAACAACCTGAAGTTTTGTCAGAAGATAAACTTCAAGAAAAAG CTCAAAAATGGCAACAACTTCAATCAAAAAGATTTGcagagaaaagaaagtttgGTTTTGTGGATGCTCAAAAAGAACATATGCCCCCGGAacatataagaaaaattattagagaTCATGGAGACATGAGCAGTCGGAAATATAGACATGATAAACGTGTTTATTTAGG aGCATTAAAATACATGCCTCATGCAGTTATGAAACTTCTAGAAAATATGCCTATGCCTTGGGAACAAATTCGAGATGTAAAAGTGCTGTATCATATTACAGGTGCAATTACATTTGTGAATGAAATTCCTTGGGTTATTGAACCTGTATATATTGCACAATGGGG TACAATGTGGATTATGatgagaagagaaaaaagggatCGTAGGCATTTCAAAAGAATGAGATTTCCGCCATTTGATGATGAAGAACCTCCATTGGATTACGCAGACAATGTTTTGGATGTAGAACCATTGGAAGCTATTCAAATTGAATTGGATTCAGAGGAGGATGAATCCGTGGCATCATGGTTCTATGAACATAAACCACTTGTTGGCACGAA GCACGTAAATGGATCTACTTACCGAAGGTGGAATTTGACCTTACCGCAAATGGCGACTTTATATCGTTTAGCTAATCAGTTATTGACAGATTTGGTTGACCAAAACTTTTTTTATCTCTTTGACCCAAAGTCGTTTTTTACTGCGAAGGCATTAAATATGGCTATACCAGGTGGACCAAAATTTGAACCATTGGTGAAGGATTCAAACGCGGCTGATGAAGATTGGAATGAgtttaatgatattaataaaattattattagacaGCCTATAAGAACAGAATACCGTATTGCGTTTCCTTATTTATATAACAACATGCcacattttgtacatttatcaTG GTATCACGCACCAAATGTTGTTTATATAAAAACTGAAGATCCTGATTTACCTGCATTTTATTTTGATCCCTTGATTAACCCTATTTCTCACAGAAATTCCCTCAAG ACTGTGGAACCACAAATCGAAGATGACGAAGATTTTGTGCTTCCTGAAGAAGTGCAACCTTTCCTTCAAGAAACTCCATTATATACAGATAACACAGCGAATGGTATAGCTTTATTATGGGCACCAAGGCCATTTAATACCCGTTCCGGTAGAACAAGAAGGGCCATTGACATTCCTCTAGTGAAATCTTGGTATAGAGAACATTGTCCACCAGGACAACCCGTTAAAGTTCGAGTTAGTTATCAAAAGTTGTTGAAATACTTTGTGTTGAATGCACTGAAACACAGACATCCTAAACCACAAAAGAAACGTTATTTGTTCCGGTCGTTCAAATCCACGAAATTTTTCCAAACAACTACAATTGATTGGGTCGAAGCTGGTTTACAAGTCTGTAGACAAGGATATAACATGTTAAATTTACTAATTCAtagaaaaaatttgaattatctTCATTTAGATTACAATTTTAACCTAAAACCAGTAAAAACTCTAACGacgaaggagagaaagaaatctAGATTTGGAAATG CTTTCCATTTGTGTCGTGAAATTCTCCGTTTGACAAAATTGATCATTGATTCTCACGTACAATATCGTTTGAATAATGTTGATGCATTTCAACTCGCGGATggtttacaatatatttttgcacacGTTGGTCAATTAACTGGAATGTATcggtataaatataaactaaTGCGACAAATCAGAATGTGCAAAGActtaaaacatttaatttattatcgctTTAATACG GGTCCTGTCGGGAAAGGTCCTGGATGTGGATTCTGGGCACCTGGCTGGAGAGTATGGCTTTTCTTCATGAGGGGTATTACTCCATTATTGGAAAGATGGTTAGGGAATTTGTTGTCTAGGCAATTCGAAGGTCGCCATTCGAAGGGAGTCGCGAAAACTGTAACGAAACAACGAGTAGAGTCGCATTTTGATCTTGAGCTAAGAGCATCAGTGATGCACGACATTGTGGATATGATGCCAGAAGGAATCAAACAGAATAAAGCCCGGACAATACTTCAGCATCTTAGCGAGGCGTGGAGATGTTGGAAAGCTAATATTCCGTGGAAG GTTCCGGGATTACCAATACCGATCGAAAATATGATTCTTCGTTATGTTAAAATGAAGGCAGATTGGTGGACCAATACTGCGCATTATAATCGAGAACGTATTAGACGTGGCGCTACCGTGGATAAAACTGTTTGTAAAAAGAATCTTGGACGTCTCACTCGACTTTATCTGAAAGCCGAACAAGAACGACAGCATAATTATTTGAAG GATGGTCCGTATATTTCCCCAGAGGAAGCAGTAGCTATATATACTACAACTGTACATTGGTTGGAATCGAGAAGATTTGCTCCTATACCTTTCCCACCATTGTCTTATAAACATGACACCAAGCTTTTGATATTAGCTTTGGAACGATTAAAGGAAGCATATAGTGTCAAATCGAGGCTTAATCAAAGTCAGCGCGAAGAACTCGGTTTGATAGAACAAGCATATGACAATCCTCACGAAGCACTGTCTAGAATCAAACGTCATCTTCTCACCCAAAGAACGTTCAAAGAg GTGGGAATAGAATTCATGGATCTTTATAGTCATCTGATTCCCGTTTATGACGTCGAGCCGCTTGAAAAGATTACGGATGCCTATTTAGATCAATACTTGTGGTATGAAGCAGATAAGCGAAGATTATTTCCACCATGGGTTAAACCTTCAGATACAGAACCACCTCCTCTATTGGTATATAAATGGTGTCAGGGTATTAATAATCTACAAGATGTTTGGGATGTTAGCGAAGGGGAATGTAATGTATTGTTGGAATCAAAATTCGAGAAACTGTATGAAAAAATCGATTTGACGTTATTGAATAGAGTACTTCGATTGATCGTTGATCATAACATAGCCGATTATATGACTGCAAAGAATAACGTTGtcataaattataag GATATGAATCATACTAACAGTTATGGAATAATTAGAGGATTACAATTCGCGTCTTTTATAGCGCAATATTACGGTCTGGTATTAGACTTGTTGGTTCTTGGATTACAAAGAGCTAGTGAAATGGCTGGCCCACCCCAAATGCCAAATGACTTTTTAACTTTCCAAGACGTAGCTTCGGAAACAGCACATCCTATTAGATTATATTGCAGATATGTAGATAGAATACATTTGTTTCTGAG GTTTTCTGCCGATGAAGCGAGAGATCTAATTCAGAGATATTTAACGGAACATCCAGATcctaataatgaaaatatcgttggttataataataaaaagtgtTGGCCCCGAGATGCGCGAATGCGTCTTATGAAGCATGACGTTAATTT aGGTCGCGCTGTATTTTGGGATATTAAAAATCGTTTACCCCGTTCCACGACTACGATACAATGGGAAAATAGTTTTGTTAGTGTATATAGTAAAGATAATcctaatttgttatttaacatGAGTGGATTTGAGTGCAGAATTTTGCCAAAATGTAGAACTACGCACGAAGAGTTCACACATAGGGATGGTGTGTGGAATTTACAAAAcgaaattacaaaagaaagaaCGGCTCAGTGTTTCTTGAGAGTCGATGATGAAAGTCTGCAACGATTTCATAACAGAGTTAGGCAAATCCTTATGGCTTCTGGATCCACAACCTTCACGAAGATCGTTAACAAATGGAATACAGCTTTAATTGGACTCATGACCTACTTCCGCGAAGCTGTAGTAAATACACAAGAACTTCTAGATTTATTGGTTAAatgcgaaaataaaattcaaacgcGTATCAAGATTGGTCTTAATTCAAAAATGCCTTCGCGATTTCCACCAGTAGTGTTTTATACACCGAAGGAATTGGGtgggcttggaatgctttcgatggGACATGTACTTATACCTCAG tcGGATTTAAGATGGTCGAAACAAACCGACGTTGGTATTACGCATTTTCGCTCTGGCATGAGTCACGATGAAGATCAATTAATTCCAAACTTATATCGGTATATTCAACCCTGGGAATCCGAGTTTATAGATTCCCAACGAGTATGGGCGGAATATGCGTTGAAGCGACAAGAAGCAAATGCACAAAATCGTAGACTTACTTTGGAAGATCTTGAAGATAGTTGGGATCGTGGTATCCCTAGAATAAATACACTGTTCCAGAAAGACAGACACACTCTTGCCTACGATAAGGGTTGGAGAATACGTACAGAATTTAAACAGTATCAG GTCTTAAAACAAAATCCATTCTGGTGGACCCATCAACGTCATGATGGTAAATTatggaatttaaataattaccgAACAGATATGATACAGGCTCTTGGCGGTGTAGAGGGTATTTTGGAACATACACTCTTTAAAGGGACATACTTCCCAACATGGGAAGGTCTCTTTTG GGAGAAAGCATCTGGATTTGAAGAATCTATGAAATATAAGAAACTGACTAACGCTCAAAGGTCTGGTTTAAATCAAATTCCAAATCGTCGATTCACTTTATGGTGGTCACCAACTATTAACAGAGCAAACGTATACGTTGGTTTTCAG GTACAACTGGATTTAACAGGGATATTTATGCATGGTAAAATTCCAACGCTAAAGATTTCactaattcaaatatttcgtgCTCACTTGTGGCAAAAAGTACACGAATCGATAGTGATGGATCTTTGTCAAGTTTTTGATCAAGAATTGGATGCATTGGAAATCGAGACTGTTCAAAAAGAGACCATTCATCCTAGAAAATCGTACAAGATGAATTCTTCCTGCGCCGATATTTTGCTTTTCTCTGCATATAAGTGGAATGTCTCTAGGCCATCGCTACTCGCTGATTCAAA AGATCTTATGGATAACACTACCACACAAAAATATTGGATAGACGTACAGCTTAGGTGGGGAGATTATGATTCTCACGATATTGAACGATATGCTAGGGCCAAATTTTTAGATTACACAACAGACAATATGTCTATTTATCCATCACCAACAGGGCTATTAATTGCTATCGATTTGGCTTATAATTTAcatag cGCCTATGGTAACTGGTTCCcaggatgtaaacctcttatacaGCAAGCAATGGCAAAAATAATGAAGGCTAACCCGGCTTTATACGTATTGAGAGAACGCATTCGAAAAGCATTGCAACTTTATTCATCGGAACCTACAGAACCATATCTATCTTCACAAAATTATGGGGAACTCTTTTCGAATCAAATTATTTG GTTTGTCGATGATACTAACGTTTACCGTGTTACAATTCATAAAACGTTTGAAGGTAATTTAACGACAAAGCCTATAAATGGAgctatctttatttttaatcccCGGACTGgccaattatttttaaaaattattcatactTCTGTTTGGGCTGGTCAAAAGCGTTTAGGTCAG TTGGCAAAATGGAAAACTGCTGAAGAAGTAGCTGCGCTTATTCGATCTTTACCGGTTGAAGAACAACCTAAGCAGATTATAGTAACAAGAAAGGGAATGTTGGATCCCTTGGAAGTGCATTTGCTCGATTTCCCGAACATTGTTATAAAAGGATCGGAGCTCCAATTACCATTCCAGGCTTGTTTGAAAGTCGAAAAGTTTGGTGACTTAATATTGAAGGCAACAGAACCTCAAATGGTGTTATTTAACTTGTATGATGATTGGTTGAAAACTATTTCATCGTACACG gcTTTCTCACGTTTGATTCTTATCCTTCGCGCATTACATGTCAACACTGAGAGAACAAAGGTTGTTTTAAAACCTGACAAGACAACCATAACAGAACCACATCATATATGGCCTTCTTTAACAGATGATGAATGGATTAAAGTCGAAGTACAATTAAAAGATCTTATTTTAGCCGATTATGGTAAAAAGAACAA TGTAAATGTTGCATCGCTGACACAGTCAGAAATTCGAGATATCATTTTGGGTATGGAAATTAGTGCACCATCTGCACAACGTCAACAAATCGCTGAAATAGAAAAGCAAACAAAAGAACAATCGCAGCTTACAGCGACAACTACACGAACAGTAAACAAACACGGGGACGAAATTATTACAGCAACAACTTCTAATTATGAAACGCAAACGTTTAGTTCTAAGACTGAATGGCGAGTAAGAGCAATTTCAGCTACTAATTTGCATCTTCGGACCaatcatatatatgtatcgtcTGATGACATTAAGGAGACTGGTTACACTTATATTTTGCCAAAGAATGTTCTTAAGAAATTTGTTACCATTTCGGACTTGAGAGCGCAG ATCGCGGGGTATTTATATGGGATTAGTCCACCAGATAATCCACAAGTTAAAGAAATACGATGTATAGTTATGGCTCCGCAATGGGGTACCCATCAAACTGTTCATTTACCTAATACACTTCCGAATCATCAATATCTCAAAGAGATGGAACCTCTGGGTTGGATTCATACTCAACCTAACGAGTTGCCACAATTGTCACCGCAG GATATATCTACGCATGCTCGAATAATGGCAGAAAATCCAATTTGGGATGGAGAAAAAACTATCGTTATTACTTGTAGTTTTACGCCAGGATCTTGTTCTCTTACGGCATACAAATTAACACCTAG TGGTTTCGAATGGGGAAAGCAAAATACCGACAAAGGAAATAACCCTAAAGGTTATCTACCGAGTCATTATGAAAAGGTACAAATGTTGTTGTCTGATCGTTTCCTCGGATTTTTCATGGTTCCGAGTCAAGGGTCTTGGAATTATAACTTTATGG GTGTGAGACATGATccaaatatgaaatatgagcTGCAATTGGCGAATCCGAAAGAATTCTATCACGAAATTCACAGACCTGCCCACTTTTTGAATTTCTCCAGCTTAGAGGATGGAGAGGGCGTTGGAGCCGATAGAGAAGATGTATTTGCATAA
- the LOC139992308 gene encoding sesquipedalian-1: MKINEKNMVAFATSATPVDREGWLNKRGELNRGYQRRWFVLKGNILFYFDRRGDKEPVGMIVLEGCTIELAEDEEQFGFQIVFHGPNNRNYALAAESQESMEQWMKALACASYDYMKLMVAELQRQLDAAEEETTMVVAPAQSPKAPPRQRHNPFNRSELHHRSQSVRSAPGRTENVPRTRITFRELHNMYGRRILADLNEWRHTRKTVEAPLISF, translated from the exons atgaaaataaacgagaaaaatatgGTAGCTTTTGCAACTTCGGCAACACCAGTAGATCGTGAAGGTTGGTTAAACAAACGTGGTGAATTGAATCGTGGTTATCAAAGAAGATGGTTCGTTCTCaaaggaaatatattattttatttcgaccGACGCGGTGACAAGGAACCTGTGGGCATGATAGTTCTTGAAGGTTGTACTATTGAATTAGCAGAAGACGAAGAACAATTTGGTTTTCAGATCGTATTTCATGGTccaaataatagaaattatgcTCTTGCAGCAGAATCTCAG GAATCTATGGAACAGTGGATGAAAGCTTTAGCATGTGCAAGCTATGATTACATGAAATTAATGGTAGCAGAATTACAAAGACAATTGGATGCagcagaagaagaaacaaCAATGGTGGTGGCTCCTGCTCAGTCTCCAAAAGCTCCTCCAAGACAACGACATAATCCTTTCAATAGATCCGAGTTGCATCATCGCTCGCAGAGCGTTAGATCTGCTCCAGGAAGAACGGAAAATGTTCCAAGAACGAGGATAACGTTTCGCGAATTGCATAATATGTATGGTAGAAGGATTTTAGCAGACTTGAATGAATGGAGGCACACGAGAAAAACTGTAGAAGCTCCCTTAATTAGTTTTTAA
- the LOC139992261 gene encoding ribosomal protein S6 kinase beta-1: MAGVFDIELHDGDSISQDESDDDIVENREDEYNHTTNVNTILESDNLERVQLSEQNVNAGQEKTGPQDFELCKILGEGGYGKVFQVKKVTGKDKGSIFAMKVLRKASIIRNQKDTAHTKAERNILEAVKHPFIVNLMYAFQTGGKLYLILEYLCGGELFTYLDREGIFLEDTACFYLSEIILALQHLHNQGIIYRDLKPENILLDGEGHVKLTDFGLCKEHIEEGTVTHTFCGTIEYMAPEILTRSGHGKAVDWWSLGALMFDMLTGMPPFTGDDRRKTIEKILRGKLCLPLYLTPDAKDLIRKLLKRQVSQRLGSGPDDAEQIMKHNFFKHIKWQDVISRKLEPPFKPSLKSADDTSQFDEQFTATVPVDSPVESTLSESANMIFQGFTYVAPSVLEEMCAQPRVVNARSPRKGLLNTEFSGSLHSLSSRSPDAHLHTASHFHQHRHHVVDSNNMEDTEMADIDPLFNF, from the exons ATGGCTGGAGTATTTGACATAGAATTACACGACGGGGACTCCATAAGTCAAGACGAGTCGGACGATGATATTGTCGAAAATAGAGAA gATGAATACAATCATACTACAAATGTAAATACGATATTAGA ATCTGATAATTTAGAAAGAGTACAGTTATCGGAACAGAATGTTAATGCAGGCCAAGAAAAAACTGGTCCACAAGATTTTGAACTATGTAAAATTCTTGGAGAAGGTGGATATGGAAAAGTTTTTCAAGTTAAAAAAGTGACTGGAAAAGACAAAGGCAGTATTTTTGCTATgaag gTACTACGGAAAGCATCTATCATACGAAATCAAAAAGACACAGCTCATACAAAGgcagaaagaaatattttggaaGCAGTAAAA CATCcatttatcgttaatttaatGTACGCATTTCAAACTGGTGGTAAATTATATCTAattttggaatatctttgtggAGGAGAACTCTTCACATACTTAGATAGAGAGGGCATTTTCTTAGAAGATACAGCTTG TTTTTATTTGTCTGAGATTATACTCGCATTGCAACATCTCCATAATCAGGGTATTATATACAG AGATTTAAAACCGGAAAATATCTTATTAGATGGCGAAGGTCATGTTAAATTAACAGATTTTGGTCTTTGTAAAGAACATATAGAAGAAGGTACAGTAACGCATACATTTTGTGGAACCATAGAGTATAT GGCACCAGAAATTCTAACGAGAAGCGGACATGGAAAAGCAGTTGATTGGTGGAGTTTAGGTGCTTTAATGTTTGACATGCTTACCGGAATG CCACCATTTACGGGAGATGATAGAAGAAAAACAATTGAGAAGATTTTACGTGGAAAGTTATGTCTACCATTGTACCTAACACCCGATGCGAAAGACTTAATACGAAAGTTATTGAAG AGACAAGTGTCACAGAGACTAGGATCTGGGCCTGATGATGCTGAGCAGATTATGAAACATAACTTCTTCAAACATATTAAATGGCAAGATGTGATTTCACGTAAATTAGAACCTCCTTTCAAGCCTTCATTA AAAAGTGCCGATGATACTTCGCAATTCGATGAACAATTCACGGCAACTGTACCAGTTGATTCACCGGTAGAAAGTACTTTAAGTGAATCTGCTAATATGATCTTTCAA GGCTTTACATATGTAGCACCCAGTGTCTTGGAGGAGATGTGTGCACAACCAAGAGTTGTGAACGCTAGAAGCCCACGAAAAGGTCTATTAAATACAGAATTTAGCGGAAGTCTTCACAGTTTGTCATCAAGATCACCCGATGCCCATCTCCATACAGCATCTCATTTTCACCAACATAG gCATCACGTTGTAGATTCAAATAATATGGAAGATACCGAAATGGCGGATATAGATCcgctttttaatttctaa
- the LOC139992277 gene encoding corepressor interacting with RBPJ 1 yields the protein MGKGFNNYMCKKFFHPASRDNLKRVWMAEQQAEAYKKKQEELRVQYEKEQDLHNNKALLSKESKDKLSVNFMYEPPPGAKKEREKEDNEPEYKFEWQRKYNAPRESYCKGDSEIRDQPFGIQVRNVRCIKCHKWGHINTDKECPLYSQAMSVVMANNSPSTSAPDALALVQQMREDGLALKKSALSAQQHLRVPEHEHLMVSDDEEQSEITFLKTLSKKEKKKLLLKLQQLEKKTKKAEKKKLKEKRNKRKRNNSESETDSSSSSNDSCSDSNTNTSSASIISSNSSSMNTIDKTLNDYTSKKLKRKQKKKEKADYISNGDSIDRHRKKEKDRTGNQKRRSEFKHERKPKYKKYYDKDVKENKNKDCYMYRKRKFIEFNEDKISENQSKKRIKRSYN from the exons ATGGGAAAGggatttaataattacatgtGCAAAAAATTTTTCCATCCAGCATCCCGAGACAACTTGAAACGA GTATGGATGGCTGAACAACAAGCAGAGGCTTATAAGAAAAAGCAAGAAGAATTACGTGTTCAATATGAAAAGGAACAGGATCTTCACAATAACAA AGCTTTGTTGAGTAAAGAAAGCAAGGATAAGCTTAGTGTAAATTTTATGTATGAACCGCCACCTGGagcaaaaaaggaaagagagaaagaagataaCGAGCCAGAGTATAAATTTGAGTGGCAACGCAAGTATAATGCACCAAGAGAAAGTTATTGTAAAGGAGATAGCGAAATAAGAGATCAACCATTTGGTATTCAAGTACGAAATGTTCGTTGTATCAAATGTCATAAATGGGGACACATAAATACAg ATAAAGAATGTCCTCTGTACAGTCAAGCAATGAGTGTAGTAATGGCAAATAATTCACCAAGTACATCTGCTCCAGATGCTTTAGCTTTAGTACAACAAATGAGAGAAGATGGATTAGCACTTAAAAA aTCTGCTCTTAGTGCTCAACAACATTTACGAGTCCCTGAGCATGAACATCTTATGGTATCAGATGATGAAGAGCAATCTGAAATTACATTCTTGAAAACCTtgtctaaaaaagaaaaaaaaaagttattatt GAAATTACAGCAACTTGAGAAAAAAACCAAAAAAgcggaaaagaagaaattgaaagagaaacgaaataaacgcaaaagaaataatagcGAATCAGAAACTGACAGTAGTAGCAGCAGCAATGATAGCTGTAGTGATAGTAATACTAATACTTCGAGTGCTAGCATCATAAGTAGTAATAGTAGCTCCATGAATACCATTGATAAAACTTTAAATGATTACACATCAAAAAAGCTTAAgaggaaacaaaagaaaaaggaaaaagcagattatatttcaaatggTGACTCTATAGATCGTCAtcggaaaaaagagaaagatagaacAGGTAATCAGAAGAGAAGAAGTGAATTTAAGCATGAAAGGAAACCcaaatacaagaaatattatgataaagatgtgaaagaaaataaaaataaagattgttATATgtacagaaaaagaaagttcATAGAGTTTAACGAAGACAAAATCAGTGAAAATCAAAGCAAAAAGAGAATTAAACGATCTTacaattaa